GCTCTTTTTTGCGGGGAGCAGTTTCCGTTTTTTTATGACCCTCATCGGCGGCGCCGTCGCCTTTTTCCTCTTTTTCATCCTTACCGCCGAACACCGGATCAACCGTATCCTCTCGTGGTGGGAAGGGGCGCAGAGTACGATCCTGGCGTTTTTTCCCGAATCGATAGCCAAACACCTTCGGATCGAAAACGCCGAAGAACCCTACCAGATCGGCCACTCGCTCAACGCGATCCACAACGGCGGGATTTTCGGAACGGGGCTTGGGGAAGGGACCTTCAAACTCGGATTTTTGAGTGAAGTGCATACCGACTTCGTTTTGGCGGGTATCGCCGAAGAGTTCGGATTCGTGGGGGTGCTCGGGGTGACGATGCTCTTTATCATGATTTTGCACCGCCTCTTTAAAATCGCCAACCGTTCCCACAACGATACCGCCTACCTCTTCAGCCTCGGGGTGGGACTTCTGATCACCTTCGCGTTCATGATCAATGCCTACGGCATCAGCGGCCTTACCCCGATCAAAGGGATCTCGGTGCCGTTTTTGAGCTACGGGGGATCGGCGATGCTCGCTTCGTCGATCGGGATTGGAATGGTGCTGATGCTCTCCAAAAAAATCGTTTATAAACCTGGAGACAGAAAATGATCAAAGCACGCTTGCGTGCATGGGCCCGCTGCCGAAGCGAACACAGCGTTAGCGTAGACATCGGGATCGATTCCGATGTCGTGTAACAGGAGAATGGAAAAATGAATATTATTTTTACCGGCGGCGGGACGGGAGGGCACCTCGTCATCGCATTGTCGCTGGCCGAAGCGGCCAAATCCAGGGGGCACCGCGTCATGTTCATCGGTTCGACGTCGGGACAGGACCGTCAGTGGTTCAGCGAAAGCACGCTGTTTGAAGAGGCCCATTTTCTTGAAACGACGGGAGTCGTAAACAAAAAAGGGCTCGGAAAACTGGGGGCACTGTGGAAGGTTTTCAAGGCGCTTCTGGCATCGCGCCGGCTGATCCGTTCTTTCGGTGCGGATGCGGTGGTGAGCGTCGGGGGGTTTTCGGCGGCTCCGGCCGCATTGGCGAGCGTGATGACGAAAACACCCCTCTATATCCATGAGCAAAACGCCGTAACTGGTAAGCTCAACACGATTCTTCGCCCCTATGCGAAACGGTTTTTCAGCTCGTACGAAGAGGGGGAAAATCATTGCGATTATCCGGTCAACCCCGTCTATTTCGAAAACGCGCGGGTGCGCGACCGGGTCAAAACGATCATTTTCCTGGGGGGATCGCAAGGGGCCAAGTTCATCAACGATCTCGCCCTTGAAATCGCTCCGTGGCTCTCAAGCGGGGGGATCGCCATTATCCACCAGTGCGGCGCCAAGGAAGAAGAGAGGGTTCGCGCCGCCTACCGCGAAATGGGGATCGACGCCGAAGTCTACGGGTTTACGACCAAGATCGCCGAACTGATCGCACGGAGCGATTTCGCGGTGAGCCGTTCGGGGGCCAGTACTTTGTGGGAGCTTTGCGCGGCGCGGGTTCCGACGTTTTTCATCCCATTCCCGTTCGCGGCGGCGGATCATCAGTTTCATAATGCGCAGTATATTCTCAAATACGATTGCGGCTGGTGCGAGCGACAGGGGGAGGAACTCTCCCTGAAGCTTCAAGAAGCGATACTGAGCGATATCCGCCCCAAAAGCGAACGGCTGGGGAACCTGATCGCCCCATCCGGAGCGGTGCATATCATCGAAGCGATCGAAAAGGGGAACAATGCTGGCTGAAATGACGCAATGGCTGGTCGATACGGTGGCGGGGATGGGATACGTAGGAATCGTCGCCCTGATGGCGGTAGAGAGTTCGTTTATCCCTTTTCCCAGTGAAGTGGTGATGATCCCCGCGGGATACCTTGCCTCACAGGGGAAAATGGACCTGTGGCTGGTCATTCTGTCGGGGCTGGCGGGATCGATGATCGGCGCTTACGTCAACTATTTCGGGGCTCTGTGGGTCGGGCGCCCTTTCCTCGAGCGGCACGGGCGTTATTTCTTTATCTCCCTCGCCACCCTGGCGAAAATGGACCGTTTTTTCGAGCGGCACGGGGTCATTTCGACGTTCATCGGGCGGCTGATTCCCGGCGTGAGACAACTTATCTCGGTTCCGGCCGGACTGGCGCGGATGAATCTGCCGCTTTTTAGCGCGTACACGGCGCTGGGTGCGGGGATATGGGGAACGATTCTCGCGGTTTTAGGATACATGATCGGCGGTAACGAGGCCTTGATCGAGTTGTATCTGCGCGAAATTACGCTGGCTCTCGTCGTCGGTGCCGCTTCGGTCGTGGCCGGATACCTGTGGTTTATGAAAAAAGAGGTCGAGGAAGACGTTAAAGCCGGGTGATCTTGTGGATGATCCAAAACGCCGCGGCCAGAACGAAGGCGCTTGAAAAAGCGATGACGAGGGTGCCGCTTTCGATTTCCATCGGTCAGCCCGCCAGCTCTACCATCGACCACATCGGCAAGAAGATCCCCAGCGCCAGGATGAGGACGAATCCGGCGATCGCGGTGATGAGGACGGGCTCGATCATCGCCGTGATGTTGTCGACGATATAGGTATAACGGCTCGCGTAGACCTGGGTGATCTTGCGCAGCATTTTTCCCAAAGAGCCGCTGCTTTCCCCCGTGCGGACCATCTGCACGATCATCCCCTCAAACTGTCCCGTTTCACCGAACCCCTGCGCCAGCGACCTTCCGTCTTCGATTGCCCCGGCGATTTTCTGGAGTTCCTGGCGCAGGTAGGTGTTGTCCACCGAACTCGCGGCGATTTCGAGTGAACGTTTCATTGGGATCCCCGCATCGCTCAGCGCGTCGAAAAGATAGATGAAACGGCCGATCATCGCGTAATAGGTCACTTTACCCACGATGTAGACTTTAAGCCAGTAGCGGTCGGTTTTGAGGCGCAGGGCGGGTAGGGTTTTGTAGGCGTGGTTGAACCCTGCGGCCAGTAATAGTGCGGCACCGAGGATGTAGGGGCCATAAAGCCGGATCGCGTGTTCGGTCCACAGCAGCACTTTGGTCGGGAACGGGAGTTCCAGCCCCGATTGGGTGAAAAAAGCCTGAAACTGCGGAACGACGAACGTGATCACGACGACGAAGGCAATCCCCATCGCGGTGATGATAAAGAGGGGATAACGGGTCGCTTTTTTGAGCATCCGGCGGTTGTCGTGCATCTGCTGGAAAATGGCCGCAAGTTTTGCGACGGCGATGTTGAGGGTCCCCGTCTGCTCGCCGAGCTCGAACATCGAGAGGGTCAGGGTCCCCAGCTGGTTTTGGAATTTGGAGAGGGCGTAGCTGAGGCTCTGGCCGCTTTCGATGTTGGAGAGTACTTCGGCGAAAATGGCCCGTATCATCGGTTCGTCGGTGTTTTTGACGCTGTCGGCGAGGCAGGTGTTGATCGGAATCC
The window above is part of the Campylobacterota bacterium genome. Proteins encoded here:
- a CDS encoding putative peptidoglycan glycosyltransferase FtsW; protein product: MADKKLFILTTALITVGIICSYTLSAYTVILFEYNDFHFVIRELGVGIVSILLMWTLSRLDPDIWLHRLGLTLFFGGMLLMAVMPFLPASLVSEVGGAKRWIKLPGFSLAPVEFFKIGFVYFLAWSFSRKLGHHAGIGVWEEFKRFAPYAAVFVLVMFLIAIMQNDLGQVVVLALTLAFMLFFAGSSFRFFMTLIGGAVAFFLFFILTAEHRINRILSWWEGAQSTILAFFPESIAKHLRIENAEEPYQIGHSLNAIHNGGIFGTGLGEGTFKLGFLSEVHTDFVLAGIAEEFGFVGVLGVTMLFIMILHRLFKIANRSHNDTAYLFSLGVGLLITFAFMINAYGISGLTPIKGISVPFLSYGGSAMLASSIGIGMVLMLSKKIVYKPGDRK
- a CDS encoding UDP-N-acetylglucosamine--N-acetylmuramyl-(pentapeptide) pyrophosphoryl-undecaprenol N-acetylglucosamine transferase, giving the protein MNIIFTGGGTGGHLVIALSLAEAAKSRGHRVMFIGSTSGQDRQWFSESTLFEEAHFLETTGVVNKKGLGKLGALWKVFKALLASRRLIRSFGADAVVSVGGFSAAPAALASVMTKTPLYIHEQNAVTGKLNTILRPYAKRFFSSYEEGENHCDYPVNPVYFENARVRDRVKTIIFLGGSQGAKFINDLALEIAPWLSSGGIAIIHQCGAKEEERVRAAYREMGIDAEVYGFTTKIAELIARSDFAVSRSGASTLWELCAARVPTFFIPFPFAAADHQFHNAQYILKYDCGWCERQGEELSLKLQEAILSDIRPKSERLGNLIAPSGAVHIIEAIEKGNNAG
- a CDS encoding DedA family protein; its protein translation is MLAEMTQWLVDTVAGMGYVGIVALMAVESSFIPFPSEVVMIPAGYLASQGKMDLWLVILSGLAGSMIGAYVNYFGALWVGRPFLERHGRYFFISLATLAKMDRFFERHGVISTFIGRLIPGVRQLISVPAGLARMNLPLFSAYTALGAGIWGTILAVLGYMIGGNEALIELYLREITLALVVGAASVVAGYLWFMKKEVEEDVKAG
- a CDS encoding type II secretion system F family protein → MKFFQIHYKIGKRKSSMVLEAANKLEALKQFRDKNLGVPQKVYEVSEPLNLRFRRYRERFANPIKERRVKDEPYIAFLDQLAIMLDAGIPINTCLADSVKNTDEPMIRAIFAEVLSNIESGQSLSYALSKFQNQLGTLTLSMFELGEQTGTLNIAVAKLAAIFQQMHDNRRMLKKATRYPLFIITAMGIAFVVVITFVVPQFQAFFTQSGLELPFPTKVLLWTEHAIRLYGPYILGAALLLAAGFNHAYKTLPALRLKTDRYWLKVYIVGKVTYYAMIGRFIYLFDALSDAGIPMKRSLEIAASSVDNTYLRQELQKIAGAIEDGRSLAQGFGETGQFEGMIVQMVRTGESSGSLGKMLRKITQVYASRYTYIVDNITAMIEPVLITAIAGFVLILALGIFLPMWSMVELAG